The Chryseobacterium sp. G0186 genome includes the window TAATTGCAGTTACAGCCCTCCTCATGAGCTGCACAACTGCAACATCATCTCAACAAAAATCACCTGATATGCAGAAAAATGCAGAACTTCTTGCTTCCGAATCTCAGGGAGGAGCAAAAGAACCCGGCTTTAGAGTTATTAAAGACGAAAAAGAGTTTCTTACTGCTGTAAAGGGAGGCTTGAACTTTATTGCAGATGGGGCAGAACCTGCGATCAACTATCCAAAATTTCCCAAAGACAAAAAAGTTGTTTTGTACAACCTGGGCAGCTTTAGATCAGGAAGTCATACCATCAGTGAGATTAAAGGCGTCTCTGTAAAAGATCATGTTCTGTATGTGGAAGTTCCGGCAGGAGAACCATCCGGTGGGATGGAGATTCAGGTACTTTCCAACCCTTGGTTTATTTTTACAGTTCCTGCAGATTACCAATTTACCTCCGTAGAATTAAAATATTCAAAATAATAATGGATAAAATATATTTAGATAATGCCGCAACCACTCCGCTTGCAGATGAAGTGATAGATGCAATGGTTGGTACGATGAAGATGAACTTCGGAAACCCGTCTTCAACCCACAGTTTTGGCCAGGAAGCAAAAATTCTTCTTGAAAATGTAAGAAGACAGGTTGCAGACTATCTTCATGTAACTCCTGCTGAGATCATTTTTACTTCTTGCGGAACAGAATCCAACAATATGATTATCAAATCTGCCGTAGAACATCTTGGGGTAGAAAGGATCATAAGTTCTCCATTGGAGCATAAATGTGTCTCGGAGAGTATTTTGGATATGAAAGGCAGAAAAGGAGTAGAAGTAAACTACATTCGCCCTAATGAAAAAGGAGATATTGACCTTACTAAATTAGAAGAGTTATTAAAGACTTCAGATAAAAAGACATTGGTAAGCTTGATGCATGCCAACAACGAGATCGGAAATATTATCAACCTTAAAAAGGTAGCTCAGCTATGCAAGGAGCATAATGCTCTTTTCCATTCCGATACGGTGCAGACTATGGCTCACATGAACCTTGATTTCTCTGATATTCCTGTAGATTTCGCTTCCTGTAGTGCCCATAAGTTTCATGGTCCGAAAGGAGCCGGTTTTGCCTTTATCAGAAAAGCAACAGGCTTAAAGGGAATCATCACAGGAGGACCTCAGGAAAGAAGCCTTAGAGCCGGAACAGAAAATGTTAGCGGTATTGTAGGACTTGGAAAAGCATTGGAGCTTTCACTGAACCATATGGATGAATATACAAACCATATGCAGGAGATCAAGGATTATGCTATTGAAAGACTATCCGCTGAAATTAAGGGGATAAAGTTCAATGGAAGAAGTGCCGAAAAGGAAAACAGCCTTTACACCGTATTAAGTGCATTGTTGCCATATAAAAACCCGTTGATCGGGCTTCAGTTGGATATGAAAGGAATTGCCATTTCTCAGGGAAGTGCATGTTCTTCCGGAGCATCCAAGCCGTCAATGGTTATGATGATGGTGCTTTCCGAGGATGAAATGGATCATTGTACCCCATTACGTATTTCATTCAGCCATATGACAACTAAGGCAGAGATTGATGCATTGGTGAATGCCTTAAAGGAAATTTCCAGCGACTTTGCTATAGAAAAAACTAATGTTGAGCATAGATAGTCTTATGATGTAAAAATCGTAATTTTGAACCTCAATACAGATTGAAAATAGAAAATAATATTAATTAAAATAAAAGAAACAAAATGGCTTTAGAAATTACAGACAGCTCATTCCAGGATACCGTTTTAAAATCAGACAAACCAGTATTGGTGGATTTCTGGGCAGTATGGTGTGGACCTTGTAGAACTTTGGGACCAATCATCGAAGAAGTGGCATCAGATTTTGAAGGGAAAGCAGTAGTAGGAAAAGTAGATGTAGACAACAATCAGGAAATTTCAATGCAGTATGGCATCAGAAATATTCCTACTGTTCTTATTTTTAAGAACGGAGAAGTGGTAGATAAGTTAGTAGGTGTAGCTCCAAAAGAGGTAATCGCTGAAAAATTAAGCGCTCACTTATAAAAAAACAATTTTGATAATGAATGCCTTCCGTGATTGGGAGGCATTTTTTTTGAAAATAATTTGCAGGTAATAAAAAAAGGTGTAATTTTGCAACCACGAAAAAGAAACGACGCTCTTTAACAAAAATGATCCGGTAGTTCAGCTGGTTAGAATGCCGCCCTGTCACGGCGGAGGTCGCGGGTTCGAGTCCCGTCCGGATCGCATAAGTTTTATCAATTTACTTCAAAAAAATTGATCCGGTAGTTCAGCTGGTTAGAATGCCGCCCTGTCACGGCGGAGGTCGCGGGTTCGAGTCCCGTCCGGATCGCATAAGTTTTGTCAATTTACTTTAAAAAAATTGATCCGGTAGTTCAGCTGGTTAGAATGCCGCCCTGTCACGGCGGAGGTCGCGGGTTCGAGTCCCGTCCGGATCGCATAAGTTTTATCAATTTACTTTAAAAAAATTGATCCGGTAGTTCAGCTGGTTAGAATGCCGCCCTGTCACGGCGGAGGTCGCGGGTTCGAGTCCCGTCCGGATCGCAACTACAATATCAAAGTAGTGCAAAAAGCTTTAAAACATATGTTTTAAAGCTTTTTTCGTTTTATGTCTATTCAAAGAAAGTTAAAAAAGCACAATTTGAAAGTGACCTATTCAGTGACCTGTTAAAATAGGTTTAAAAAGGTCACTGAAAATTCAACAAACCCTGTTCAGTAGCTAGTTCAGGAACTGAATATCTTGTGATAAGTTTTTGCTAAGATTAATTTTAAATCTCAAACCCTTTACGAAATGAACAAGACATTCAATTTACTTTTCTATGTAAAAAAAGCTAAAATCAATTCTTTAGGAGAGTCTCCTATTTACTTACGAATTACAATTGATGGCAAGATATCCGAGATAAGCACAAAACGTACAGTAAAGGCTTCAAAATGGAATTCTGCAATGCAGAAGGTTAGTGGCTCTTCTGAAGAATTTAGATCACTTAATTTTTATTTGAAAACTTTTGAGCAGAAAGTTTATGATGCCTATCACGAATTAATCAGAGATAAGGAAACAGTAACTTGTGAGACTCTTAAAAATAAGTTAGTTGGTAAAGGTAAATTGACCAGAATGCTCATTCCTATTTTTCAGGATCATAATGATCGAATGGAGAAACTGATTGAAAAAGAATTTGCACAAGGAACATTGACACGTTATAAAACATGTCTCAAACATACAAAAGATTTCTTGAAATGGAAATATAGTATTACCGACATTGAAATTAAAAAGATTGATTATGCTTTTCTAAATGATTTTGAATTTTTTTTAAGAACCGAGAGATCCTGCAACAATAATTCTGCTGTTAAGTATATTAAGAATTTTGGTAAGATTGTTCGTATTTGTCTTGCGAATGGATGGATAGAGCGAGACCCTTTTATGAACTATCATTCTAAGTTTAATGAAGTGACGAGAATGTTTCTTAATGAACAGGAAATTGAAGTGCTTTTTACCAAAGATTTTACAAATGAGAGATTGTCTTTGGTTAGAGATATTTTTCTGTTCAGCTGTTTCACCGGACTGGCGTACATTGATACCCAAAAACTAACATATCAAAATATCAATTTAGGTCTTGATGGCTCTCAATGGATTTATACCAAACGTCAGAAAACTAAAACTACTTCTAATATTCCCATACTTTCTCAAACAGAGAAAATTATTAAAAAATACAAAAATCATCCGGCTTGCCTTAATAGTGGAAAACTTCTGCCTATTCTTAGTAATCAAAAGATGAATGCCTATTTGAAAGAAATTGCAGATCTGTGTGGTATCAATAAGGAATTAACTTACCATATTGCACGCCACACTTTTGCAACAACCGTTACTTTATCTAACGGGGTCT containing:
- a CDS encoding cysteine desulfurase family protein; translation: MDKIYLDNAATTPLADEVIDAMVGTMKMNFGNPSSTHSFGQEAKILLENVRRQVADYLHVTPAEIIFTSCGTESNNMIIKSAVEHLGVERIISSPLEHKCVSESILDMKGRKGVEVNYIRPNEKGDIDLTKLEELLKTSDKKTLVSLMHANNEIGNIINLKKVAQLCKEHNALFHSDTVQTMAHMNLDFSDIPVDFASCSAHKFHGPKGAGFAFIRKATGLKGIITGGPQERSLRAGTENVSGIVGLGKALELSLNHMDEYTNHMQEIKDYAIERLSAEIKGIKFNGRSAEKENSLYTVLSALLPYKNPLIGLQLDMKGIAISQGSACSSGASKPSMVMMMVLSEDEMDHCTPLRISFSHMTTKAEIDALVNALKEISSDFAIEKTNVEHR
- a CDS encoding site-specific integrase produces the protein MNKTFNLLFYVKKAKINSLGESPIYLRITIDGKISEISTKRTVKASKWNSAMQKVSGSSEEFRSLNFYLKTFEQKVYDAYHELIRDKETVTCETLKNKLVGKGKLTRMLIPIFQDHNDRMEKLIEKEFAQGTLTRYKTCLKHTKDFLKWKYSITDIEIKKIDYAFLNDFEFFLRTERSCNNNSAVKYIKNFGKIVRICLANGWIERDPFMNYHSKFNEVTRMFLNEQEIEVLFTKDFTNERLSLVRDIFLFSCFTGLAYIDTQKLTYQNINLGLDGSQWIYTKRQKTKTTSNIPILSQTEKIIKKYKNHPACLNSGKLLPILSNQKMNAYLKEIADLCGINKELTYHIARHTFATTVTLSNGVSIESVSKMLGHKSIKTTQHYAKILDSKVSEDMMLLKQKYLDKRM
- the trxA gene encoding thioredoxin, translated to MALEITDSSFQDTVLKSDKPVLVDFWAVWCGPCRTLGPIIEEVASDFEGKAVVGKVDVDNNQEISMQYGIRNIPTVLIFKNGEVVDKLVGVAPKEVIAEKLSAHL